The following proteins are encoded in a genomic region of Pirellulales bacterium:
- a CDS encoding amidohydrolase family protein, with the protein MSLLNLCQQDFNLCDRRVSATAVILTLLAAFGVVPTQIHAQIAVRGKTIHTMAGPPIKNGVVVVTDGKIAAVGPAAKVDIPDGYRVLAAQVVTPGLIDAHSALGLSGMLNQPQDQDQLEHSSAIQPELRAIDAYNARDELIAWVRSFGVTTIHTGHAPGELISGQTLVVKTNGSTVADQLLIDARAVAATLADSAMKEGAKSPGTRGKMMSMLRAELLKAKEYAARHQRHAEAQAKAANERPAGEKPAGEKPADDTKEGDEKEGDKPKAPDSPPARDLKLETLARVLAGELPLLITANRAQDIASALRLADEFDIKLWLDSAAESYLLIDEIKQAGVPVIIHPTMARAMHDRENMSMETAAKLVAAGIPVALQSGYEAYVPKTRVVLFEAAQAAANGLSFEQALATITTSAARLLGIDDRVGSIVVGKDGDLALYDGDPFEYATHCVGTIINGQLVSERERE; encoded by the coding sequence ATGAGCCTGCTCAATTTGTGCCAACAAGACTTCAATCTTTGCGACCGACGTGTCTCGGCAACGGCGGTGATCTTGACGTTGCTGGCAGCGTTTGGGGTTGTTCCCACGCAGATCCATGCGCAAATCGCGGTTCGCGGCAAGACGATCCATACCATGGCCGGACCGCCAATCAAGAACGGCGTGGTGGTCGTGACCGATGGCAAGATTGCCGCCGTGGGTCCGGCGGCCAAGGTCGATATCCCCGACGGTTATCGAGTGCTCGCAGCGCAGGTCGTCACTCCCGGTTTGATCGACGCGCACAGCGCGCTCGGCCTGTCGGGCATGCTGAATCAGCCGCAGGATCAGGATCAACTCGAACATTCGTCCGCGATACAGCCAGAACTGCGCGCCATTGACGCCTACAACGCCCGCGACGAGTTGATCGCCTGGGTACGCAGCTTTGGCGTAACCACCATTCACACCGGCCACGCGCCTGGCGAGTTGATCTCCGGCCAGACCCTGGTTGTGAAAACCAATGGTTCAACCGTCGCCGACCAATTGCTGATCGATGCGCGGGCCGTGGCCGCCACCTTGGCCGACTCCGCCATGAAGGAAGGCGCCAAGTCGCCGGGCACCCGCGGCAAGATGATGTCGATGCTGCGGGCCGAACTGCTCAAGGCCAAGGAATACGCCGCCCGTCATCAGCGTCATGCAGAGGCGCAGGCCAAGGCCGCCAACGAAAGGCCGGCCGGCGAGAAGCCAGCCGGCGAGAAGCCAGCCGATGACACGAAAGAGGGGGACGAGAAGGAAGGCGACAAACCCAAGGCTCCCGACAGTCCTCCGGCGCGCGATCTGAAGCTGGAGACGTTGGCGCGCGTGCTCGCCGGCGAGTTGCCGCTGTTGATCACCGCCAACCGTGCTCAAGACATCGCCAGCGCGCTGCGCTTGGCCGATGAGTTCGACATCAAGCTCTGGCTCGACAGCGCCGCTGAGTCTTACCTGTTGATTGATGAAATCAAACAGGCCGGCGTGCCGGTCATCATTCATCCGACGATGGCCCGCGCCATGCATGATCGCGAGAACATGAGCATGGAGACGGCTGCCAAGCTCGTCGCGGCTGGCATCCCCGTCGCGTTGCAAAGCGGATACGAAGCGTACGTTCCCAAGACGCGCGTGGTGCTATTCGAAGCCGCGCAAGCCGCGGCCAATGGGCTTTCTTTCGAGCAGGCGCTGGCCACCATCACCACCAGCGCGGCCCGACTGCTTGGAATCGACGACCGAGTCGGCTCGATCGTCGTCGGCAAAGACGGCGATCTGGCGCTCTACGATGGCGATCCGTTTGAATACGCCACCCATTGCGTGGGCACAATTATCAACGGCCAGCTTGTCAGCGAACGCGAAAGAGAGTGA
- a CDS encoding amidohydrolase family protein, giving the protein MLHSKHNIRLLILLPLLVASRASAEAPKAFVGARIITISGPEIEKGSLLIEGGKIVAVGPVAEVAIPADAERIEVAGRVIMPGLICTHSHVGGIGGADGSGPIQPGVRIFDSLNVRDSGFKRALAGGLTTLNIMPGSGHLISGQTLYAKLRFAAPGPAKIDDLFILGENKQPLGGLKMANGTNSMRDAPFPGTRGKSAFLVREQYIKAREYQAKINRAAGDPEKMPDRDLHLEALVEAMQGKRVVHHHTHRHDDIMTVIRLSQEFGFPVVLHHVSDGWKIPAEIAAAKVPCSIILLDSPGGKLEARDISFRTGKVLVDAGVRVAYHTDDWITDSRIFLRSAAMGARAGLPRQAALEAVTLAGAEMLGLQERIGSLAPGKDADFVILSGDPLSVYAKVLETWVEGRRAFDRNNPADRLYAVGGYGAGHDQSPYLCCYDDVQQGDQE; this is encoded by the coding sequence ATGCTCCATTCCAAACACAACATCCGCCTTTTGATCTTGCTGCCGCTTCTCGTCGCATCGCGCGCCAGCGCGGAGGCGCCCAAAGCGTTCGTGGGGGCGCGAATCATCACAATCTCCGGGCCAGAGATCGAAAAGGGCTCGCTGTTGATCGAGGGAGGCAAGATCGTCGCCGTTGGCCCCGTTGCGGAGGTGGCTATTCCCGCCGACGCCGAACGTATTGAGGTCGCCGGACGCGTCATCATGCCTGGACTGATCTGCACGCATAGTCATGTGGGCGGCATCGGGGGCGCCGACGGCAGCGGACCCATCCAACCGGGGGTCCGCATCTTCGATTCGCTCAACGTGCGCGATTCGGGCTTCAAGCGCGCCTTGGCCGGCGGCCTGACCACCCTCAACATCATGCCCGGTTCGGGGCATCTGATCAGCGGGCAAACACTCTATGCCAAGTTGCGATTCGCCGCGCCCGGTCCGGCCAAGATCGACGATCTGTTCATCCTTGGTGAGAACAAGCAACCGCTGGGCGGCCTCAAGATGGCCAACGGCACCAACTCGATGCGCGACGCGCCGTTTCCGGGCACGCGCGGCAAATCGGCCTTCCTGGTGCGTGAACAATACATCAAAGCCCGCGAGTATCAGGCCAAGATCAATCGCGCCGCGGGCGACCCAGAAAAGATGCCCGATCGCGATTTGCATTTGGAAGCGCTCGTCGAGGCGATGCAAGGCAAACGGGTCGTGCATCATCACACACACCGCCACGACGACATCATGACCGTGATTCGGCTGTCGCAGGAGTTTGGCTTTCCGGTGGTGCTGCACCATGTCAGCGATGGCTGGAAGATTCCGGCGGAGATCGCCGCCGCCAAAGTCCCTTGTTCCATCATCCTGCTCGATTCTCCCGGCGGGAAGTTGGAAGCGCGCGACATATCGTTTCGCACGGGCAAGGTGCTGGTCGATGCCGGCGTGCGCGTCGCTTATCACACCGACGACTGGATCACCGATTCGCGCATCTTCCTCAGATCGGCGGCGATGGGCGCGAGGGCAGGGCTTCCGCGTCAGGCCGCGCTGGAGGCGGTGACGCTCGCTGGCGCGGAGATGCTCGGCCTGCAAGAGCGAATTGGCTCGCTCGCTCCAGGAAAGGACGCCGACTTCGTCATCCTCAGTGGCGACCCTTTGAGCGTCTATGCCAAAGTCTTGGAGACCTGGGTCGAAGGGCGCCGGGCGTTCGATCGCAACAACCCTGCCGATCGCCTTTATGCGGTGGGGGGGTACGGCGCGGGACACGATCAATCCCCCTACCTTTGCTGCTATGACGACGTGCAGCAGGGAGACCAAGAATGA
- a CDS encoding SDR family oxidoreductase: MDFLGLAGKTILVFGVANRKSVAFHVGRLLHEAGARVIYSVRSAERQAGLRKLLAASDPDAEIHVCDIEFPEQIAALRDQIAQRHQRLDGIVHSIAFAGYEDGLKPFHQTSKRDFLRSVDISCYSLIAIAQAFEHLLDADASVVAISISTTRMASENYGYMAPIKAALDSAIVFLAKAFSQFSRVRFNAVCPGLLKTSASAGIPGYVDAYLYAEQATLRKRALETEEVANAVAFLLSHRSSGINASQLVLDAGMSVNYFDREIVAKALRP; encoded by the coding sequence ATGGACTTTCTCGGGTTGGCGGGCAAGACCATCCTGGTGTTTGGCGTCGCCAATCGAAAGAGCGTCGCCTTTCATGTTGGTCGCTTGCTGCACGAAGCTGGCGCGCGGGTCATTTATTCGGTCCGCAGCGCCGAGCGGCAAGCCGGGCTGCGCAAGTTGCTTGCGGCCTCCGATCCCGACGCCGAGATTCACGTTTGCGACATCGAGTTCCCGGAACAGATTGCTGCGCTGCGCGACCAAATTGCACAGCGCCACCAGCGTTTGGACGGCATCGTGCATTCGATCGCCTTTGCCGGCTATGAAGATGGTCTCAAACCATTTCACCAGACATCCAAACGAGATTTCCTGCGCTCAGTCGATATCTCGTGCTACTCGTTAATCGCCATCGCACAGGCGTTTGAACACCTGCTCGACGCCGACGCCTCGGTCGTCGCTATCTCGATTTCCACCACTCGGATGGCCAGTGAAAACTACGGCTACATGGCCCCAATCAAGGCGGCGCTCGATTCGGCGATTGTCTTTTTGGCGAAGGCGTTCAGTCAATTCTCGCGCGTGCGCTTCAATGCGGTTTGTCCGGGCCTGCTCAAGACATCCGCCTCCGCCGGCATTCCGGGCTATGTCGACGCCTATCTCTATGCCGAACAGGCCACGCTCCGCAAGCGCGCGCTGGAGACCGAAGAAGTGGCCAATGCGGTCGCGTTTCTCCTCAGCCACCGTTCCAGCGGCATCAACGCCAGCCAACTTGTGTTGGACGCGGGCATGTCGGTGAATTACTTTGATCGCGAGATCGTCGCCAAGGCCTTGCGGCCATAA
- a CDS encoding beta-hydroxyacyl-ACP dehydratase, whose amino-acid sequence MTLQQILAAIPHRPPFLLIDEIVECDDARIVCRKRFTGEEYFYAGHYPGQPITPGVLLCEAAMQAGAVLLSRHAEAAAGKVPVATRMNDVRFKRVVRPGDTIEIEAVLRERLAEAFFLDAKVTCEGKVAVRFEFACTLAHVEQA is encoded by the coding sequence ATGACGCTGCAACAGATTCTCGCGGCGATACCGCATCGGCCGCCGTTTCTCCTGATCGACGAAATCGTGGAATGCGACGACGCGCGGATTGTGTGCCGCAAGCGATTCACTGGCGAGGAGTATTTCTACGCCGGTCATTATCCTGGCCAGCCCATCACACCGGGCGTTCTGCTGTGCGAAGCGGCGATGCAGGCCGGCGCGGTGCTGTTGTCGCGACACGCGGAGGCCGCCGCTGGCAAAGTCCCCGTCGCCACGCGCATGAACGATGTGCGTTTCAAACGCGTGGTGCGTCCCGGCGACACCATCGAGATCGAAGCCGTCTTAAGAGAGCGATTGGCGGAGGCTTTTTTCCTTGACGCCAAAGTCACCTGCGAAGGCAAGGTCGCGGTTCGATTTGAATTCGCTTGCACACTGGCCCATGTGGAGCAGGCGTGA
- a CDS encoding FAD-dependent oxidoreductase, which translates to MPKDFLKGVRDEYDVVVIGSGLAGLTAANTLAKAGNSVLLLEHHYQLGGMATWFKRRGGHIFDISLHGFPVGMIKSCKRYWTSEIADSIVQLKNIRYDNPMFSLTTSFTREDFTRLMIEHFGVPAEQVQAFFDYARGLNFYDDQSMNVGQLFEKFFPGREDVIRLLMEPITYANGSTLEDPAVAYGIVFSNFMSKGVYTFQGGTDRLIGLMRDDLARNGVDVRIRAAVERVLVRHGKVAGVVVNGRTIRARSVVSNANLKSTIFRLVGEEHLDRKFIDEARAVRLNNSSCQVYMALKPGDELDEACGDLLFSSKAPLFRTESLLSRQVTSRTYSFYYPRTRPGSNRSLIVSSTNANYDDWANLSEEEYQASKADLVETTIEAVSEYVPGIRERLDWAEASTPRTFERYTWHLAGASFGTKFEGLAVSRALPEQVAGLYHAGSVGIIMSGWLGAVNYGVIVANDVDAYLARQSAASMEATV; encoded by the coding sequence ATGCCGAAAGACTTTCTCAAGGGCGTCCGCGACGAGTACGACGTCGTCGTCATCGGCTCGGGTTTGGCTGGTCTCACCGCCGCCAATACCTTGGCCAAAGCAGGCAATTCAGTCCTGTTGCTTGAGCATCATTATCAACTGGGCGGCATGGCCACCTGGTTCAAGCGCCGCGGCGGCCACATCTTCGACATCTCGCTGCACGGTTTCCCTGTCGGCATGATCAAAAGCTGCAAGCGTTACTGGACCAGCGAAATCGCCGATTCCATCGTGCAGCTCAAGAACATTCGTTACGACAATCCGATGTTCTCGCTCACCACCAGTTTTACACGCGAAGACTTCACGCGGTTGATGATCGAGCATTTTGGCGTGCCCGCCGAGCAGGTGCAGGCGTTCTTCGACTATGCCCGCGGCCTCAATTTTTACGACGATCAATCCATGAACGTCGGGCAGTTGTTTGAGAAATTCTTTCCAGGCCGCGAAGACGTGATTCGCCTATTGATGGAGCCGATCACCTATGCCAACGGCTCGACGCTGGAAGACCCCGCGGTAGCCTACGGCATCGTGTTCTCGAACTTCATGTCCAAGGGGGTTTACACCTTTCAAGGCGGCACCGATCGCTTGATTGGCCTGATGCGCGACGACCTGGCCCGCAACGGAGTTGATGTCCGTATTCGCGCGGCTGTCGAGCGCGTCTTGGTCCGCCATGGCAAGGTCGCTGGCGTGGTCGTCAACGGACGAACCATCCGCGCTCGCTCGGTCGTCTCCAACGCCAATCTCAAGAGCACCATTTTCCGGCTCGTAGGCGAGGAGCATCTCGATCGCAAATTCATCGACGAAGCCCGCGCCGTACGGCTCAACAACTCAAGTTGTCAGGTCTATATGGCTTTGAAACCGGGCGACGAGCTGGATGAAGCGTGCGGCGACCTGCTGTTCAGCTCCAAAGCGCCGCTGTTTCGCACGGAGTCGTTGCTCAGTCGCCAGGTCACCAGCCGCACGTACTCGTTCTACTATCCCCGCACGCGCCCGGGCAGCAATCGGTCGTTGATCGTTTCCAGCACCAACGCCAATTACGACGATTGGGCCAATCTCTCCGAGGAAGAATATCAGGCCAGCAAGGCCGATCTCGTGGAGACGACCATCGAAGCCGTATCCGAATATGTGCCCGGCATTCGCGAGCGACTTGATTGGGCGGAAGCGTCCACGCCGCGCACCTTTGAGCGCTACACCTGGCATCTGGCGGGCGCCAGCTTCGGCACTAAATTCGAAGGGCTCGCCGTCAGCCGCGCGCTGCCCGAGCAAGTCGCCGGGCTCTATCACGCCGGCAGCGTGGGCATCATCATGTCGGGCTGGTTGGGGGCGGTGAATTATGGCGTCATTGTCGCCAACGACGTGGACGCCTATTTGGCCAGGCAATCCGCCGCATCGATGGAAGCCACGGTGTGA
- a CDS encoding NAD(P)/FAD-dependent oxidoreductase, whose protein sequence is MYDTIIIGAGMSGLAAGIRLAYYDQRVCILERHTTIGGLNSFYRIGSRNYDVGLHAITNYLPKGAKKGPLAKMLRQLRFSWDDFALAPQRGSSIAFPGVRLRFDNDFEHLAEEVARAFPREKDNFRKLSQEIIDYDDLDLAGAEQSARARVNQIIRDPLLVEMLFCPLMYYGSARENDMEWGQFSIMFRSIFLEGFARPLAGVRLILKNLVRKFKGLGGELRLRSGVNRIHVADCRAGAVLLDDGTRIEGRNILSSAGWLETMRLCDDVSAEQSQPAGQLSFIESISVLDRQPSALDINDTIVFFNDSEKFDWQKPATLADHRSGVICMPNNFVYDEPLAEGMIRVTNLANFDQWNALPESEYRLQKLAVYDRMIESAVRFVPDFRFAAIDTDMFTPTTVRRYTGHDNGAIYGSPEKHYDGRTHLDNLFICGTDQGFVGIVGTLISGISIANRYLLK, encoded by the coding sequence ATGTACGACACGATCATCATCGGCGCCGGCATGTCGGGCCTCGCGGCGGGGATTCGCCTGGCGTACTACGACCAGCGCGTTTGCATTTTGGAACGCCACACCACGATCGGTGGGCTGAATTCGTTTTATCGCATTGGTTCGCGCAACTACGACGTCGGCCTGCACGCCATCACCAACTACCTGCCTAAAGGCGCCAAAAAGGGGCCTTTGGCCAAGATGCTGCGCCAGCTCCGGTTTTCGTGGGACGATTTCGCGCTGGCGCCGCAGCGCGGGTCGTCGATCGCATTCCCTGGCGTGCGCCTGCGCTTTGACAACGACTTTGAGCATTTGGCGGAAGAAGTCGCCCGGGCATTCCCGCGAGAAAAGGACAACTTCCGCAAACTCTCGCAAGAAATCATCGACTACGACGATCTCGATCTGGCGGGCGCCGAGCAGTCGGCCCGCGCTCGCGTGAATCAGATTATCCGCGATCCGCTGCTGGTCGAGATGCTCTTTTGTCCGCTCATGTACTACGGCAGTGCCCGCGAGAACGACATGGAGTGGGGGCAATTTTCCATTATGTTTCGCAGTATCTTTCTGGAAGGATTCGCGCGGCCGCTGGCCGGCGTCCGCTTGATACTCAAGAATCTGGTCCGCAAGTTCAAAGGGCTGGGGGGCGAGTTGCGGTTGCGCTCCGGCGTCAATCGCATTCACGTCGCAGATTGTCGCGCCGGCGCTGTGCTGCTCGACGACGGCACGCGCATCGAGGGCCGGAACATTCTCTCGTCGGCCGGTTGGCTGGAGACCATGCGACTCTGCGACGATGTCAGCGCCGAGCAGAGCCAGCCAGCAGGACAACTCTCATTTATCGAGTCGATCTCCGTTCTCGATCGTCAGCCAAGCGCCCTGGACATTAATGACACCATCGTATTCTTCAACGACTCGGAAAAGTTCGACTGGCAAAAGCCCGCCACGCTGGCCGATCATCGCAGCGGCGTGATCTGCATGCCGAACAACTTTGTCTACGACGAACCGCTGGCGGAAGGAATGATTCGCGTCACCAATCTGGCCAACTTCGACCAGTGGAACGCGCTCCCCGAGAGCGAGTATCGGCTGCAGAAGCTCGCTGTCTACGATCGCATGATCGAATCGGCCGTCCGCTTTGTTCCGGACTTCCGCTTTGCCGCCATCGACACCGACATGTTCACGCCGACCACCGTGCGCCGCTACACAGGGCACGACAACGGCGCGATCTACGGCTCGCCGGAAAAGCACTACGACGGCCGCACGCATCTCGACAATCTCTTTATTTGCGGCACGGATCAAGGATTTGTCGGCATCGTTGGTACACTGATCTCCGGCATCTCCATCGCCAACCGCTACCTTCTCAAGTAG
- a CDS encoding acyl carrier protein encodes MTRDEIRDAVLDILTDIAPDEDLSELKDDVPFREQLELDSMDFLDIVMELRKKYRVQVPEDDYVELRSMDTTVTYLEPLMRELQKV; translated from the coding sequence ATGACTCGCGACGAAATCCGCGATGCGGTTCTCGACATCCTCACCGACATCGCCCCAGATGAAGATCTGAGCGAACTCAAGGACGACGTGCCGTTTCGCGAGCAGCTTGAGCTCGACAGCATGGATTTTTTGGACATCGTGATGGAGCTGCGCAAAAAGTACCGCGTGCAGGTGCCCGAAGACGATTATGTCGAGCTGCGCAGCATGGACACCACGGTCACCTACCTCGAACCCCTGATGCGCGAACTGCAAAAAGTCTGA
- a CDS encoding beta-ketoacyl-[acyl-carrier-protein] synthase family protein: MPSALPDSQRIVITGVGLTAPNGNSLDEFRTALLAGQSGVVEYDIRYVGTTLAGICDFDELRYQKKKEVRRGTRAGGVGIYCAHEAILDSGIDWPNVDRARVGIYVGVTEHGNVETENEIYEIKGYDYDTKFWSHHHNPRTVANNPAGEISLNLGITGPHYTIGAACAAGNAGIIQGAQMLRLGECDLALAGGVSESVRTFGIFASFASQGALAKHEDPAKASRPFDVDRNGIVVSEGGCLYVLERLTDAKLRGAKIIGEIAGYAINSDATDFVLPNSERQAECMELALRRAGIAADEIDIVSTHATGTGAGDAQECQALRRVFGEQRAAINNSKSFIGHTMGASGALELAGNLPSFNDRVCHATINVDRLDPECEVRGLVTGEPRELHRVDYILNNSFGMLGINSVLIVKRV; this comes from the coding sequence ATGCCTTCCGCGCTGCCCGATTCACAACGGATCGTCATCACCGGCGTCGGCCTGACTGCCCCAAACGGCAACTCGCTCGACGAGTTTCGCACTGCGCTTTTGGCGGGCCAAAGCGGCGTCGTGGAGTACGACATTCGCTATGTGGGGACCACGCTAGCGGGCATCTGCGACTTCGACGAGTTGCGCTATCAAAAGAAGAAGGAGGTGCGGCGCGGCACCCGAGCGGGGGGGGTGGGAATCTACTGTGCCCACGAGGCGATTCTCGACTCGGGCATTGACTGGCCCAACGTCGACCGCGCTCGAGTCGGCATCTATGTCGGCGTCACCGAGCATGGCAACGTCGAAACCGAGAACGAGATTTATGAAATCAAAGGGTACGACTACGACACCAAGTTCTGGTCGCACCACCACAATCCGCGCACGGTGGCCAACAATCCGGCCGGCGAGATTTCGCTCAACCTCGGCATCACGGGCCCGCATTACACGATTGGCGCGGCGTGCGCGGCGGGCAACGCGGGCATCATCCAGGGCGCGCAAATGCTGCGGCTGGGCGAATGCGATCTGGCGCTTGCAGGCGGCGTTTCCGAAAGCGTGCGCACGTTTGGCATCTTCGCCAGCTTCGCCAGCCAAGGCGCGCTCGCCAAACACGAAGACCCGGCCAAGGCCTCGCGCCCCTTTGATGTTGATCGCAATGGCATCGTGGTCTCCGAAGGAGGGTGCCTCTACGTGCTGGAACGGCTGACAGACGCCAAACTGCGTGGCGCCAAAATCATTGGCGAAATCGCTGGTTATGCCATCAACAGCGACGCCACCGATTTTGTGTTGCCCAACTCCGAGCGCCAAGCCGAGTGCATGGAACTGGCCCTGCGGCGCGCCGGCATTGCAGCGGACGAGATCGACATTGTCAGCACGCACGCCACCGGCACTGGCGCCGGCGACGCGCAGGAATGCCAGGCGCTGCGCCGCGTGTTTGGCGAGCAGCGCGCCGCGATCAACAACTCCAAGAGCTTCATCGGCCACACCATGGGCGCCTCCGGCGCATTGGAACTGGCGGGCAATTTGCCGTCGTTCAACGACCGTGTGTGTCATGCCACCATCAACGTCGATCGGCTTGATCCCGAGTGCGAGGTGCGTGGGCTGGTGACAGGCGAACCGCGCGAGCTGCATCGCGTCGATTATATTCTCAACAACTCCTTCGGCATGTTGGGCATCAATTCGGTGCTCATCGTCAAACGCGTCTGA
- a CDS encoding metal-sulfur cluster assembly factor → MPVVEENIRETLKQVVDPELFVNVVDLGLVYEVRTSEVDDKTNIEIDMTLTSPACPAGPQLVAQAKQVVGAMEGAGAVDVKLVMSPPWTPDRMTEDARDQLGIF, encoded by the coding sequence ATGCCGGTAGTGGAAGAAAACATTCGCGAGACGCTCAAACAGGTCGTCGATCCCGAGTTGTTTGTCAACGTGGTCGACCTGGGCCTGGTCTATGAAGTGCGCACTTCCGAAGTCGACGACAAGACGAACATCGAAATCGACATGACGCTCACCAGCCCCGCCTGCCCCGCCGGTCCGCAACTGGTGGCCCAGGCCAAGCAAGTGGTGGGCGCAATGGAAGGCGCCGGCGCCGTCGATGTCAAACTGGTGATGAGCCCTCCCTGGACTCCCGATCGCATGACCGAAGACGCCCGCGACCAATTGGGCATCTTTTAG
- a CDS encoding non-heme iron oxygenase ferredoxin subunit, with translation MTQHQFHRVAKVTDVPDPGKEVVEVEDRMVALIHTAGHYYAIDDICTHDGGPLADGELDGYAIICPRHGARFDVRDGRVLALPATRPTVAHEVKIEGDEVFVRLTK, from the coding sequence ATGACTCAACATCAGTTCCATCGCGTCGCCAAGGTGACCGATGTCCCCGATCCTGGCAAGGAAGTCGTGGAGGTCGAAGACCGGATGGTGGCATTGATCCATACCGCCGGACATTACTACGCCATTGACGACATTTGCACGCATGATGGCGGCCCCTTGGCGGATGGAGAGCTTGACGGCTACGCCATCATCTGTCCTCGGCACGGCGCGCGGTTCGACGTGCGCGATGGCCGCGTGCTCGCGTTGCCGGCCACACGTCCCACGGTGGCGCATGAAGTGAAGATTGAAGGGGACGAGGTTTTCGTACGGCTCACGAAATGA
- the sufD gene encoding Fe-S cluster assembly protein SufD, whose translation MPETLARAGFTTEAFEAFLAARREPEWLVDLRRQSWRKFEELPVPSRNEEEWRRTDVRMLRLDRFAFPLDSAASEPSAEPLLSQGVELGGRTVAHGSAIVRQELNAADSSRGVYFGSLEAAAHTHGDLIRRHLLTRAVNPGADKFAALHGAAWSGGTLLYVPRGVVIEQPLHIFSALVDAGVDFGHTLVILEDDSEVTLLAEQAGGAESGLHCGAIEIFVGSGARLRYVNLQNWGPGVWHFAHQKAILARDASMQWTIGALGSRLAKVNQHVALAGEGASAQVNGVMFTEGKQHLSYHTLQHHEAPGCHSDLLYKGGLQDASRVVWRGMIKVDPNAQKTDAYQRNDNLMLSEESRADSIPGLEIQADDVRCTHGATAGRVDDDQIFYLRARGLTRNEAIRAIVAGFFQQVFDRITIESVREALGQAIGRRIRHYN comes from the coding sequence ATGCCGGAAACTTTGGCCCGCGCCGGCTTTACGACCGAGGCGTTTGAAGCGTTTTTGGCCGCGCGCCGCGAGCCCGAATGGCTTGTCGACCTGCGCCGCCAGTCGTGGAGAAAATTCGAAGAGTTGCCCGTGCCGTCGCGCAACGAGGAAGAGTGGCGGCGCACCGATGTCCGCATGTTGCGGCTCGATCGCTTTGCCTTTCCGTTGGACTCCGCCGCGTCGGAACCCAGCGCCGAGCCGCTGTTATCGCAAGGCGTCGAACTGGGCGGACGCACCGTAGCGCACGGCAGCGCGATCGTGCGGCAGGAACTGAACGCGGCCGATTCCAGTCGTGGCGTTTATTTTGGCAGCCTCGAAGCGGCAGCGCATACGCACGGCGACCTGATCCGGCGTCATTTGCTCACCCGCGCGGTGAATCCGGGCGCCGACAAATTCGCCGCGTTGCACGGCGCCGCCTGGTCGGGCGGCACATTGCTGTATGTCCCGCGCGGCGTGGTCATTGAACAACCGCTGCATATTTTTTCGGCCCTGGTCGATGCCGGCGTCGACTTCGGCCACACATTGGTCATCCTCGAAGACGACTCCGAAGTGACCTTGCTCGCCGAACAGGCGGGGGGCGCCGAATCTGGCTTGCACTGCGGGGCGATCGAAATCTTCGTGGGGTCTGGCGCGCGACTGCGCTATGTCAATCTGCAGAATTGGGGACCCGGCGTCTGGCACTTCGCTCATCAAAAGGCGATCCTCGCGCGCGACGCCAGCATGCAATGGACCATTGGCGCACTTGGCAGCCGGTTGGCCAAGGTCAACCAGCACGTGGCATTGGCCGGTGAAGGCGCCAGCGCCCAGGTGAACGGCGTCATGTTCACCGAGGGCAAGCAGCATCTCTCCTATCACACCTTGCAGCACCACGAAGCGCCAGGTTGCCACAGTGATTTGCTTTACAAGGGCGGGCTGCAAGACGCCTCACGCGTGGTTTGGCGAGGGATGATCAAGGTCGACCCCAACGCGCAAAAGACCGACGCATATCAGCGCAACGACAATCTGATGCTCTCCGAGGAATCGCGCGCCGACTCGATACCCGGCCTCGAAATCCAAGCCGACGATGTGCGCTGCACGCACGGCGCCACAGCGGGCCGAGTGGACGACGACCAGATATTTTATCTCCGCGCGCGCGGACTCACTCGCAACGAGGCGATTCGCGCGATCGTCGCTGGTTTCTTTCAGCAGGTCTTTGACCGCATCACCATCGAGAGCGTGCGCGAAGCGCTCGGCCAGGCAATTGGTCGCCGCATCCGGCACTACAATTGA